One segment of Triticum aestivum cultivar Chinese Spring chromosome 2A, IWGSC CS RefSeq v2.1, whole genome shotgun sequence DNA contains the following:
- the LOC123189970 gene encoding uncharacterized protein: MGKEGPCCHCGVTSTPLWRNGPTHKPVLCNACGSRWRTKGSLENYTPMHSRDDIDADQPRVSKLKPPTLRLKEQRQLKKRPSHSIRENGAFSDQNFWKMGDADPSRSSSGSALSYSESCAPYGSADASEMTGSAQSHAWESLVPSKKRSCVTRTKSSSVDMLVKDLHCIMHEEQLSYLSGSSEEDLIYHSATPVDSFEIGYGSMLLRSSNSKSAEEDSEANSVPADNKSYLTSESYSGTASFVVHSESKGASNSNASPEKPKWFPVHTHEIAKRGKLHYSKQHTLENVGSTLVSVALEGEGTKETGGNENTSALKDLTKSTMKPLKRPHESQLQSCPEGTMRIAKKVCKSVAMAPQFKGSFLPKSGGAPFNLLMLPPDKISMLAPPQYMDNSDQDLLLEVPLNAREPEAELLCQPFQLSSVTRSSTSADVVADGEGRLKQPTWAFGESITHITVENRRTLSWGKWKMKMISGIQPVAYLGSLIFPLEHVGVSITGPSFREWQVILISDGVMYRQGLMCQFIVNWNLTGMVYDWMTDRRDRFSLSSSDMAIQLDLIAKVRGVPDAEEYFEKLPEPLKDKRTYGSLLNVYAQARMKEKTEYTFEQMRKKAFATDTLPFNVLMNFYVDVAEPEKVSTVTDEMKQRNIAFDVCTYNIWIKCCAAMKDADAMERVFNQMIADESVVANWTTYTTLASMHIKLENFEKAEECLKEAEKRATGRDKKCFHFLITLYSHLQKKEEVYRIWNWYKATFKTIHNLGYQEVLSALVRLGDIEGAELLYEEWASKSSSFDPKTMNILLAWYSREGFVVKVEQTLNRFVEKGGNPKPNTWEILATAYLKDNQFAESLSCLEKATAVKSASKWRPRPTNVESLLAYFKEKNDTESIDRLMSVLRSRGCAENEEYKSLIDTYALVVAGT; this comes from the exons atggGAAAGGAAGGTCCTTGCTGCCATTGCGGCGTCACGA GCACCCCACTTTGGCGAAATGGGCCAACACATAAGCCAGTGCTCTGCAATGCATGTGGCTCGAGATGGAGAACAAAGGGTTCATTGGAGAATTACACACCAATGCATTCTCGTGATGATATCGATGCTGATCAACCTAGAGTTAGCAAGCTGAAGCCGCCGACATTGAGGCTAaaggaacagaggcagctaaagaaaaggCCAAGCCACAGCATAAGGGAGAATGGAGCATTTTCTGATCAAAACTTCTGGAAGATGGGGGATGCCGACCCAAGTCGATCTAGTTCTGGATCGGCACTATCATATTCAGAGAGTTGTGCCCCATATGGTTCTGCTGATGCTAGTGAAATGACTG GTTCAGCGCAATCGCATGCTTGGGAGTCATTGGTACCATCAAAAAAGAGAAGCTGTGTCACTCGGACCAAGTCTTCATCCGTGGATATGCTTGTCAAAGATCTTCATTGTATAATGCACGAAGAGCAGTTATCTTACCTTTCTGGATCCTCGGAGGAAGATCTAATTTACCACAGTGCAACTCCTGTGGATTCCTTTGAGATTGGTTATGGAAGTATGCTTCTGAGAAGTTCAAACTCAAAATCAGCGGAGGAAGATTCAGAAGCAAACTCTGTTCCTGCAGATAATAAATCATACCTTACAAGTGAATCCTATTCAGGGACTGCCTCGTTTGTTGTGCATAGTGAAAGCAAGGGGGCAAGTAATTCAAATGCTTCTCCTGAGAAGCCAAAGTGGTTTCCGGTGCATACACACGAAATTGCTAAAAG GGGTAAACTTCATTACTCAAAGCAGCATACCCTGGAAAATGTAGGTTCAACTTTAGTTTCAGTAGCTTTAGAG GGAGAAGGCACTAAGGAAACAGGAGGAAATGAAAATACCAGTGCTTTGAAAGACCTTACCAAATCCACCATGAAGCCTCTCAAAAGGCCTCATGAAAGCCAGTTGCAAAGCTGCCCAG AAGGAACCATGAGGATTGCCAAAAAAGTTTGCAAATCTGTGGCTATGGCTCCTCAGTTCAAAGGTTCATTTTTGCCCAAATCTGGAGGAGCACCATTTAACTTACTCATGTTACCCCCAGATAAAATATCCATGCTGGCCCCTCCGCAGTACATGGATAATTCTGATCAAGACTTGCTGCTGGAGGTTCCTCTCAATGCGCGGGAACCAGAGGCAGAACTTCTTTGCCAACCATTTCAACTTAGCTCAGTAACCCGCAGCTCCACCTCAGCAGACGTGGTTGCTGATGGCGAGGGGCGCCTCAAGCAACC CACGTGGGCTTTTGGAGAAAGTATAACTCATATCACCGTGGAAAATAGAAGAACTCTTTCATGGGGGAAATGGAAAATGAAAATGATATCAGGGATTCAACCAGTTGCTTATCTTGGCTCACTTATTTTCCCACTTGAGCATGTTGGTGTCTCGATAACAGGCCCATCTTTTAGGGAATGGCAGGTCATCTTGATCTCAGACG GTGTCATGTACAG GCAAGGTTTAATGTGCCAGTTTATCGTAAATTGGAATCTAACTGGAATG GTTTATGATTGGATGACTGATCGAAGGGATAGATTTTCGCTATCATCTAGTGATATGGCAATCCAGTTAGATCTGATTGCAAAAGTACGTGGTGTTCCAGATGCTGAAGAATACTTTGAAAAGCTTCCTGAACCACTGAAAGACAAGCGAACATATGGGTCTCTTCTCAATGTTTATGCCCAAGCTAGGATGAAAGAGAAAACAGAATACACATTTGAGCAGATGAGGAAAAAAGCGTTTGCAACTGACACATTACCTTTTAATGTGTTGATGAATTTTTACGTGGATGTTGCAGAGCCTGAGAAAGTGTCTACAGTTACTGATGAGATGAAGCAAAGAAATATCGCCTTTGATGTCTGCACTTACAACATTTGGATAAAGTGCTGTGCAGCTATGAAAGACGCTGATGCAATGGAACGAGTCTTTAACCAGATGATTGCTGATGAGTCTGTTGTTGCCAACTGGACTACTTATACCACACTTGCTAGCATGCATATCAAGCTGGAGAACTTTGAGAAGGCAGAAGAATGCCTGAAAGAAGCTGAGAAGCGAGCAACGGGTAGGGATAAGAAATGTTTCCATTTTCTCATTACACTCTATAGCCACCTTCAGAAGAAGGAAGAAGTCTACCGCATTTGGAATTGGTATAAAGCAACTTTCAAGACAATTCATAACCTGGGTTACCAGGAGGTGCTGTCTGCCCTTGTTAGGCTAGGAGATATAGAGGGAGCTGAACTTCTATACGAAGAATGGGCATCCAAAAGTTCTAGTTTCGATCCGAAGACTATGAACATTTTATTAGCATGGTATTCTAGAGAAGGTTTTGTTGTGAAGGTTGAGCAAACTCTGAACAGATTTGTTGAGAAAGGTGGGAACCCCAAACCAAATACCTGGGAAATCCTTGCCACGGCGTACCTGAAGGACAATCAGTTTGCTGAATCTCTGTCATGTTTGGAAAAAGCCACTGCAGTTAAAAGTGCAAGTAAATGGAGACCAAGACCAACCAATGTTGAGAGTCTCCTGGCATATTTCAAGGAGAAGAATGACACGGAGAGTATCGACAGGTTAATGAGTGTACTCAGAAGTAGAGGGTGTGCTGAGAACGAAGAGTacaagtcattgattgacacctaTGCTTTGGTGGTTGCGGGCACGTGA